The Fervidibacillus albus genome contains a region encoding:
- a CDS encoding TIGR03826 family flagellar region protein produces MELANCSRCGKVFVKTSIRDVCETCYQEEEAAFEKVNQFLKKRENRTASMAQVIEATGVEEELILKFIKKGRIRLIQFPNLSYPCDKCGAPIQKGRLCENCQREFRTELEQFEDEQKRQRELEERAKTYYAIDEKYRKR; encoded by the coding sequence ATGGAATTGGCAAACTGTTCGCGTTGTGGAAAAGTATTTGTCAAAACGTCCATTCGCGATGTATGTGAAACTTGTTATCAAGAGGAAGAGGCGGCCTTTGAAAAGGTGAATCAATTTTTAAAAAAACGGGAAAATCGGACCGCTTCCATGGCACAAGTGATCGAAGCAACGGGTGTAGAGGAAGAATTGATCTTGAAATTTATTAAAAAAGGACGCATTCGCTTAATTCAATTTCCGAACCTGAGCTATCCGTGTGATAAATGCGGAGCACCAATTCAAAAGGGGCGTCTATGTGAAAACTGTCAACGGGAATTTCGAACGGAATTGGAACAGTTTGAAGATGAACAGAAGCGACAAAGAGAATTGGAAGAACGAGCGAAAACGTATTACGCCATCGACGAAAAATATCGAAAACGGTAA
- the flgM gene encoding flagellar biosynthesis anti-sigma factor FlgM → MKITNHGTSGLNPYVREWQKANQQTTRTGNEKDKIEISQEAMEMQKQGEPTKQEKIAQLKTEIENGTYVVDPHKLAEKLLTVFHQKGETGES, encoded by the coding sequence ATGAAAATTACAAATCACGGGACGTCCGGACTAAACCCGTATGTACGTGAATGGCAAAAGGCGAACCAACAGACGACGAGAACGGGAAATGAAAAAGACAAAATTGAAATTTCTCAAGAAGCGATGGAAATGCAAAAACAAGGGGAGCCGACCAAACAGGAAAAAATCGCCCAACTAAAGACGGAAATCGAAAATGGAACGTATGTGGTCGATCCCCATAAACTTGCCGAAAAATTATTAACAGTTTTCCATCAAAAAGGGGAAACGGGTGAATCGTAA
- a CDS encoding flagellar protein FlgN, with amino-acid sequence MKYNGLIRILDKELQIYEQLYELTIKKVEIIKKGKIEALNEFMKKEQKLVTNMQMMENERHKELKRLYPAETELVTISRCIRDAEGKEKAILQNVYERLSQILQRTKQQNELNQQLLVNSLQFVNFSLQLFHPRPDTMTYQPKTGKQENYDTPSLFNSEA; translated from the coding sequence ATGAAATACAACGGACTCATTCGAATTTTAGATAAAGAACTACAAATTTATGAACAATTGTACGAGCTGACGATCAAAAAGGTCGAGATTATAAAAAAAGGAAAGATCGAAGCCCTCAACGAATTCATGAAAAAAGAACAAAAACTCGTCACAAACATGCAAATGATGGAAAACGAACGGCATAAAGAATTGAAACGGCTTTATCCGGCGGAAACGGAACTGGTGACCATTAGCCGATGTATCCGAGATGCTGAAGGGAAAGAGAAAGCGATTTTGCAAAATGTCTATGAACGGCTTTCTCAAATTTTGCAAAGGACGAAACAACAAAACGAATTGAATCAACAACTGCTCGTAAACTCATTGCAATTTGTTAATTTTTCGCTTCAGTTATTCCACCCGCGACCGGATACGATGACATATCAACCGAAAACGGGGAAACAGGAAAATTACGATACCCCTTCCCTTTTTAATTCCGAAGCTTAG